The Poriferisphaera corsica DNA segment ATGGCGAAACTCGATAACACCCAGTGGCGCGAGATGATGACATACTTGCGCAAGAAACATCCCTCCATCTGCCGCCAGTGGTTCGAGGACCTTACTCCTATTACCCTCGATTCCGGCCTACTGCAGATCCAAACCACAACCCCACTCCAACAAAACTATCTCCAAAAACGCTGCCTCGATCAATTCACCGAAGCCGCTCAAGCCATCACCGGCAACCTCGTCGCCGTTCGCTTCGTCGATCGGCCCGCAACTCCCAAAACCCCACCGGCTCCAACCGGCCCAACCACCGTCAACACCGGCGTCCGACCCGTCCTGCAAAACGGCCAGACCTCCCTCGAAGCCGACCAAATGGTCATCAGCCCCGACTACTCCTTCGAAAACTTCATCACCGGCCCCAACAACCAGCTCGCTTACGCCGCTTCTGTCGCCGTCGCTAACCAGCCCGGCACAGCCTACAACCCACTCTTCATCCACGGCGGTGTCGGCCTCGGCAAAACCCACCTCCTCCAAGCCATCTGTCAGCAGATCCTCTCTGCAAACCCCGACACAAATATCCTCTACGTCTCATGCGACGCATTCATGAATCAGTTCCTCGAATGTGTCCAGTCCGGCCAGATGAACGAATTCCGTCATCGATACCGCCACGTGGACGTCCTCGTCATCGACGACATCCACTTCCTCGCCAAGCGCGACCGCACCCAGGAAGAGTTCTTCCATACCTTCAACGAACTCTACCAATCCAACAAACAAATCGTGCTCAGTTCCGACGCCGCACCATCCGAAATCCCCGACCTCGAAGACCGACTCGTCTCACGCTTCCAGTGGGGCCTCGTCACTCAGGTCACAAAGCCCGGCTTCGAAACCCGCGTCGCAATCCTCAAAGCAAAAGCACGTCTCCGTGGCATCGAACTCCCCGAAGACGTCATCAACTACATCGCTTCGAAGATCGACTCCAATGCCCGTGAACTCGAAGGTGCATTCACCACCGTTCAAGGCCACGCCGCCCTCCAAGACCAACCCATCACACTCAAACTCGCACAAACCGCCCTCGGCGACACCCTCGCCG contains these protein-coding regions:
- the dnaA gene encoding chromosomal replication initiator protein DnaA, translated to MAKLDNTQWREMMTYLRKKHPSICRQWFEDLTPITLDSGLLQIQTTTPLQQNYLQKRCLDQFTEAAQAITGNLVAVRFVDRPATPKTPPAPTGPTTVNTGVRPVLQNGQTSLEADQMVISPDYSFENFITGPNNQLAYAASVAVANQPGTAYNPLFIHGGVGLGKTHLLQAICQQILSANPDTNILYVSCDAFMNQFLECVQSGQMNEFRHRYRHVDVLVIDDIHFLAKRDRTQEEFFHTFNELYQSNKQIVLSSDAAPSEIPDLEDRLVSRFQWGLVTQVTKPGFETRVAILKAKARLRGIELPEDVINYIASKIDSNARELEGAFTTVQGHAALQDQPITLKLAQTALGDTLAASGPKSNQVTLQNIIDVVTEFYNVRLSDLQSRRRHKSVTEPRQVCMFLARKRTRFSLEEIGGYFGGRDHTTVMHSIRTIDDRMKKDENFGIQVNQLDAQIGNAPAHPTTPPLAERV